One Nostoc punctiforme PCC 73102 DNA window includes the following coding sequences:
- a CDS encoding nucleotidyl transferase AbiEii/AbiGii toxin family protein, which produces MTFRLEHHNQILTVLESLDSDILRKGSAYFGGGTLLAFEFEEYRWSKDIDFIASVGTEGYKYLRTVVFEGGHEALFRDLSKIQVGRSTTDQYGIRMIVFVDDMPIKTEIIAETRFQLDPPRYPKWSLVPCLSFNDCFTSKLLSNSDRYADDSVEARDLIDLAILRLQSRIPQASIEKAEKAYQVMRPLKRAIELFQGRPDYREKCFLSLQVDQAQIPKILDGIDLLSTDLGLSHTPRAFQEQHDILADLETQIKKQEDS; this is translated from the coding sequence ATGACCTTCAGGTTAGAACACCATAATCAAATTCTCACAGTTCTTGAATCTTTAGATTCGGACATACTTAGGAAGGGTTCTGCTTACTTTGGTGGCGGAACCCTTCTTGCATTTGAGTTTGAAGAATATCGCTGGAGTAAGGATATTGATTTTATTGCTTCTGTTGGTACAGAAGGCTATAAATATTTACGTACAGTGGTATTTGAAGGTGGGCATGAAGCATTGTTTCGTGATTTAAGCAAAATCCAAGTTGGACGTAGCACAACTGACCAATATGGAATTCGGATGATCGTTTTTGTGGATGATATGCCGATTAAAACGGAAATTATCGCTGAAACTCGTTTTCAGCTAGACCCACCAAGATATCCAAAGTGGTCACTCGTCCCTTGCTTAAGCTTCAATGACTGTTTTACCTCTAAGCTGCTGTCAAATTCTGATCGTTACGCGGATGACAGTGTTGAAGCAAGAGATTTGATCGATCTAGCAATTCTTAGGCTGCAATCTCGAATCCCTCAAGCATCAATTGAGAAGGCTGAAAAAGCTTATCAGGTTATGCGCCCTTTGAAAAGAGCGATTGAACTCTTTCAGGGAAGACCTGATTACAGGGAGAAATGCTTTCTCAGTCTACAAGTTGATCAAGCTCAGATACCCAAAATTCTCGATGGTATTGATTTACTCTCAACAGATTTAGGTTTATCTCACACTCCAAGGGCTTTTCAAGAACAACATGATATCTTGGCTGATTTAGAAACACAAATTAAAAAACAAGAAGATTCTTAA
- a CDS encoding ArsR/SmtB family transcription factor — protein MRFLYHPDRKNISLPGVLYALGDPVRLEIVRLLATEGEQCCAQFDFAIAKSTMSNHFKILRESGIVFTRKEGTHHINILRREDLEVLFPGLLDAVLKAAQPLPVSPASDKQTASRV, from the coding sequence ATGAGATTTCTTTATCATCCAGATAGAAAAAATATTTCTTTACCGGGAGTGCTGTATGCATTGGGCGATCCAGTGCGGCTAGAGATTGTGCGACTGCTGGCCACTGAGGGGGAACAATGCTGTGCCCAGTTCGATTTTGCGATCGCAAAGTCTACAATGTCCAATCATTTTAAGATTTTGCGGGAGTCTGGGATAGTCTTTACACGTAAAGAAGGGACACATCACATCAACATACTACGGCGTGAAGATTTAGAGGTGCTATTTCCAGGGTTGCTGGATGCGGTATTGAAAGCGGCTCAACCATTGCCTGTTAGTCCTGCGAGTGATAAACAAACAGCTTCAAGGGTTTAG
- the trxA gene encoding thioredoxin, with amino-acid sequence MSSITNVTEATFKQEVLESEIPVLVDFWAPWCGPCRMVGPVVDEVAAEYEGQVKFVKLNTDQNPTVASHYGIRSIPTLMVFKGGRQVDTVVGAVPKTTLNKTLAQHL; translated from the coding sequence ATGTCATCCATTACAAATGTCACAGAAGCCACATTCAAGCAAGAAGTCTTGGAAAGTGAAATTCCGGTCTTAGTAGACTTTTGGGCCCCGTGGTGCGGCCCTTGCCGGATGGTAGGCCCAGTAGTCGATGAAGTTGCTGCGGAATACGAAGGACAGGTGAAATTTGTGAAGCTGAACACAGATCAGAATCCTACTGTCGCCAGCCATTATGGAATTCGCAGCATTCCGACGCTGATGGTTTTTAAGGGAGGTCGGCAGGTTGATACTGTCGTAGGGGCAGTCCCAAAAACCACCTTGAATAAGACCTTAGCACAGCATCTTTAA
- a CDS encoding SDR family NAD(P)-dependent oxidoreductase translates to MDLKLHGKSALVSGSTAGIGLAIAQALAQEGASVIVNGRSEERVTQAIAKIQQSTPEAKVSGVVADTSTASGVEELFQKVPHVDILINNLGIYEPKTFFDITDEDWLNIFQVNVLSGVRLSRQYLQKQLEQNWGRIIFISSESAIQIPVEMIHYGTTKTAQLAIARGLAEMTIGTGVTVNSVLPGPTRSEGVEEFITNLAQERGINRAEVEAEFFQNVRPSSLIKRFATNEEVAAIVVYLSSPVASATNGAALRVDGGVIRSIV, encoded by the coding sequence ATGGACTTGAAATTGCATGGTAAATCCGCGCTAGTGAGCGGCTCAACCGCAGGTATTGGTTTAGCGATCGCCCAAGCGCTAGCTCAAGAAGGTGCATCAGTAATTGTCAATGGTCGGTCTGAAGAAAGAGTAACCCAAGCGATCGCTAAAATTCAACAAAGTACACCTGAAGCGAAAGTTTCTGGCGTTGTTGCTGACACAAGTACTGCATCAGGGGTAGAGGAACTCTTTCAAAAAGTTCCTCACGTTGATATCCTCATTAATAATCTGGGTATTTATGAGCCAAAAACCTTTTTTGATATTACCGATGAAGATTGGTTAAACATATTTCAGGTTAACGTTCTCAGTGGAGTCCGTTTGAGTCGGCAATATCTGCAAAAGCAGCTAGAGCAAAACTGGGGACGGATAATTTTTATCTCCAGCGAATCTGCGATTCAAATTCCGGTGGAAATGATTCACTATGGCACAACTAAGACAGCGCAACTAGCCATTGCACGAGGTCTAGCAGAAATGACTATCGGGACTGGAGTCACTGTAAACTCCGTCCTCCCCGGGCCAACCCGTTCAGAAGGAGTTGAAGAGTTTATCACCAACCTGGCGCAGGAACGTGGTATCAATCGTGCTGAAGTCGAGGCTGAGTTTTTTCAAAATGTGCGTCCAAGTTCCTTAATCAAACGCTTTGCAACTAATGAAGAAGTAGCTGCGATCGTAGTTTACCTTTCTAGTCCTGTAGCTTCAGCAACTAATGGTGCAGCTTTGCGGGTAGATGGTGGCGTTATTCGGTCAATTGTTTAG
- a CDS encoding alkene reductase, giving the protein MTTEINLFSSYQLGNLELPNRIVMAPLTRNRASKGNVPYELNATYYAQRASAGLIISEATQVTPEGQGYPATPGIHSPEQVEGWKLITDAVHQQGGRIFLQLWHVGRISHPDLQPNGALPVAPSAIAPKGEAATYEGPKPFVTPRALETSEIPQIVEQYRQGAANALAAGFDGVEIHSANGYLIDQFLRDRTNQRTDKYGGSIENRTRFLLEVTEAVTSVWDSNRVGVRLSPSGTFNDIGDSNPLETFGYAAQALNQFNLAYLHIYEATEADIRHGGIIVPTSHIRDRFTGTLIVNGGYTREKGDAVLANKAADLVAFGTLFISNPDLPRRLALNAPLNEANQATFYGGGEQGYTDYPFWSAANEAVAKA; this is encoded by the coding sequence ATGACTACTGAGATCAATTTATTCTCTTCTTACCAATTAGGGAATTTGGAACTCCCTAACCGAATTGTGATGGCACCCTTAACCCGAAACCGAGCCAGTAAGGGAAACGTGCCATACGAACTGAATGCTACCTACTACGCTCAACGTGCTTCCGCCGGATTGATTATTTCTGAAGCAACACAGGTAACTCCTGAAGGACAAGGTTATCCCGCTACACCAGGAATTCATTCACCAGAACAGGTGGAAGGATGGAAGTTAATAACTGATGCCGTACATCAGCAGGGTGGAAGAATTTTTCTGCAACTATGGCATGTAGGCAGAATTTCCCATCCTGACTTACAACCAAATGGAGCTTTACCTGTGGCACCTTCTGCCATTGCTCCTAAAGGTGAAGCTGCAACTTATGAGGGGCCAAAACCCTTTGTTACTCCCCGCGCTTTAGAAACTTCAGAAATACCGCAAATAGTAGAACAGTATCGTCAGGGAGCTGCAAATGCTCTAGCGGCTGGGTTTGATGGGGTAGAAATTCACTCAGCTAATGGTTATTTAATAGATCAATTTCTCCGCGATCGCACCAATCAACGTACAGATAAATATGGAGGTTCCATTGAGAATCGCACCCGATTCTTGTTGGAAGTGACAGAGGCGGTAACTAGTGTGTGGGATTCTAACCGAGTTGGGGTTCGTTTGTCTCCCAGTGGGACTTTTAATGATATAGGTGACTCCAATCCCCTAGAGACATTCGGTTATGCGGCTCAAGCGTTGAACCAGTTTAATTTGGCATATCTGCATATTTATGAGGCAACCGAGGCAGATATCAGACATGGCGGGATAATTGTACCCACCAGTCATATCCGCGATCGCTTTACAGGTACACTCATCGTCAATGGTGGTTATACCCGTGAAAAAGGTGATGCAGTGCTGGCAAACAAAGCAGCAGATTTAGTTGCCTTTGGCACATTATTTATATCAAACCCAGATTTACCCCGACGCTTGGCTTTAAATGCACCACTAAATGAAGCAAATCAAGCAACCTTTTATGGTGGCGGTGAACAAGGATATACAGACTATCCATTTTGGTCGGCTGCTAATGAGGCGGTAGCTAAGGCGTAA
- a CDS encoding nitroreductase family protein — translation MSSITQTIPLDVPSAIAQRRSIKTFKADPIAPELLKQLVELTVAAPSSYNIQDWQIILVQDEAQKAALSAASWNQQQIVQAPVTFVFAADPNAGEQNLAAILERASETGAWNEGTVNYFKTAIPQFQAGLGDKRREYAIKDAIIAATHLVLAAESLGLSTCFMNGWIEDRVKQVIGAGDNPDLAIAVLVPVGYAAEPRLNPGRLPFSSNVSVDRIGNPYAG, via the coding sequence ATGAGTTCCATCACCCAAACCATACCTTTAGATGTACCCAGTGCGATCGCTCAACGTCGTTCAATCAAAACTTTTAAAGCAGACCCCATTGCCCCAGAACTGCTCAAGCAACTGGTAGAGTTAACCGTGGCAGCGCCCAGTAGTTATAATATCCAGGACTGGCAAATTATTCTCGTGCAAGATGAGGCGCAAAAGGCAGCATTATCAGCAGCATCGTGGAATCAACAGCAAATTGTTCAAGCACCTGTAACCTTCGTTTTTGCCGCCGATCCTAACGCAGGCGAACAAAACTTGGCCGCGATTTTGGAGCGTGCAAGTGAAACTGGAGCATGGAATGAAGGCACGGTAAACTATTTTAAAACCGCCATCCCACAATTTCAAGCTGGGTTAGGCGACAAACGACGCGAATATGCAATCAAAGATGCCATAATTGCTGCTACTCATTTGGTGTTAGCAGCAGAAAGTTTGGGATTATCCACTTGTTTTATGAACGGTTGGATTGAGGATAGGGTAAAACAAGTGATTGGTGCTGGGGATAATCCAGATTTAGCGATCGCTGTTTTAGTTCCCGTTGGCTATGCAGCCGAACCACGCTTAAATCCAGGTCGTTTACCATTCTCTTCTAACGTCTCTGTGGATAGAATCGGTAATCCTTATGCAGGGTAG